In Terriglobia bacterium, a single window of DNA contains:
- a CDS encoding recombinase family protein, with product MAGAYQSTLPGAQPGKIQRFRLILQTLLRTGGGYAISRLVLSITAQLNFKQKGKNKMNKYSKKEDSSPLPGAAYIRYSSEMQSDSFSLDAQLRQIKDQAERDGVNIVQVFSDPAQSAYRKKFRPGINAMREAARQGDFKILYV from the coding sequence ATGGCTGGCGCGTATCAATCAACGTTACCTGGCGCTCAACCAGGAAAAATCCAACGATTCCGGCTAATCCTTCAAACGCTGCTCCGTACTGGAGGTGGTTATGCAATATCTCGCTTAGTTCTTTCAATTACTGCACAGCTCAATTTTAAACAAAAAGGGAAAAACAAAATGAACAAATATAGCAAGAAAGAAGACTCTTCACCGCTCCCTGGGGCAGCATACATCCGTTACTCGTCCGAGATGCAAAGCGACTCGTTCAGCCTGGATGCACAGCTACGCCAGATCAAGGATCAAGCCGAACGAGACGGAGTGAATATCGTCCAGGTTTTCTCCGATCCGGCCCAATCGGCTTACCGCAAGAAATTCCGCCCGGGGATCAACGCCATGCGCGAAGCGGCCCGCCAGGGTGATTTCAAGATTTTGTATGT